The Saccharopolyspora gloriosae genome window below encodes:
- the ilvD gene encoding dihydroxy-acid dehydratase: MTSGEHTGPRNLKPRSHEVTDGIERSPARGMLRAVGMQDADFAKPQIGVASSWNEITPCNLSLQRLATAGKEGVREAGGFPMEFGTISVSDAISMGHVGMHYSLVSREIIADSVETVMQAERLDGSVLLAGCDKSLPGMLMAAARLNLASVFVYAGSTLPGKVDDREVTIIDAFEAVGACARGLIGEDEVERIERAICPGEGACGGMYTANTMACAAEALGMSLPGSASPPSVDRRRDVSARDAGRAVVGMLERGLTTRDILTKEAFENAIAVVMAFGGSTNAVLHLLAIAKEAEVDLRLEDFNRVGDRVPHLADVKPFGKHVMPAVDRIGGVPVVLKALLDAGLVHGDCMTVTGRTLAENLAELDPPELDGEVVHELSNPLHPTGGLTILRGSLAPEGAVVKSAGFESESFEGTARVFDGEQSAMQAVEDDTLRAGDVVVIRYEGPRGGPGMREMLAVTGAIKGAGLGKDVLLLTDGRFSGGTTGLCIGHVAPEATDGGPIALVHDGDPIRLDLRARTLDLLVDEAELTRRRTAWTPPAPKHPHGVLGKYARLVGSAAEGAIC; the protein is encoded by the coding sequence ATGACTAGCGGCGAGCACACCGGACCACGGAACTTGAAGCCTCGCAGTCACGAGGTGACCGACGGGATCGAACGTTCCCCGGCCCGCGGCATGTTGCGGGCGGTGGGCATGCAGGACGCCGACTTCGCGAAACCCCAGATCGGGGTGGCCTCCTCCTGGAACGAGATCACGCCGTGCAACCTCTCGCTGCAACGATTGGCGACGGCCGGCAAGGAGGGCGTGCGCGAAGCCGGTGGCTTCCCGATGGAGTTCGGGACCATCTCGGTGTCCGACGCCATCTCGATGGGACACGTCGGCATGCACTACTCGCTGGTGTCGCGCGAGATCATCGCTGATTCGGTCGAGACGGTGATGCAGGCCGAGCGGCTGGACGGCTCGGTGCTGCTGGCGGGCTGCGACAAGAGCCTGCCGGGCATGCTGATGGCCGCTGCCCGGCTGAACCTCGCCTCGGTCTTCGTCTACGCGGGTTCGACGTTGCCCGGCAAGGTCGACGACCGCGAGGTGACGATCATCGACGCGTTCGAGGCCGTGGGGGCGTGCGCGCGAGGACTCATCGGTGAGGACGAGGTGGAACGCATCGAGCGGGCCATCTGCCCGGGCGAAGGCGCCTGCGGCGGGATGTACACGGCGAACACCATGGCGTGCGCGGCCGAAGCATTGGGCATGTCGCTGCCGGGGTCCGCGAGTCCGCCGTCGGTGGACCGGCGCCGCGACGTGAGCGCCCGAGACGCAGGCCGGGCCGTGGTGGGCATGCTGGAGCGGGGACTGACGACCCGCGACATCCTCACGAAGGAGGCGTTCGAGAACGCCATCGCGGTGGTGATGGCCTTCGGCGGGTCGACGAACGCGGTGCTGCACCTGCTCGCGATCGCGAAGGAAGCGGAAGTCGATCTGCGGCTGGAGGACTTCAACCGGGTCGGCGACCGGGTCCCGCACCTGGCGGATGTGAAACCGTTCGGCAAGCACGTGATGCCGGCGGTGGACCGCATCGGCGGGGTGCCGGTGGTGCTGAAGGCATTGCTCGATGCTGGCCTGGTGCACGGTGACTGCATGACGGTCACCGGGCGCACCCTCGCGGAGAACCTCGCGGAACTGGACCCGCCGGAGCTCGACGGCGAGGTGGTGCACGAGTTGTCGAACCCGCTGCATCCCACGGGTGGCCTGACGATCCTGCGCGGTTCGCTGGCTCCGGAAGGTGCGGTGGTCAAGAGCGCGGGCTTCGAATCCGAGTCGTTCGAGGGGACCGCACGGGTCTTCGACGGCGAGCAGAGCGCGATGCAAGCGGTGGAGGACGACACGCTCCGAGCCGGCGACGTGGTCGTGATCCGGTACGAAGGCCCGCGGGGCGGCCCGGGAATGCGGGAGATGCTGGCCGTGACGGGCGCGATCAAAGGGGCGGGGCTGGGCAAGGACGTCCTGCTGCTCACCGACGGCCGCTTCTCCGGCGGCACGACCGGGTTGTGCATCGGCCATGTCGCCCCCGAAGCCACGGACGGCGGCCCGATCGCGCTCGTCCACGACGGCGATCCGATCCGCCTCGACCTCAGAGCGCGCACCCTCGACCTGCTAGTCGACGAGGCCGAACTGACCCGCCGCCGCACCGCCTGGACGCCACCCGCCCCGAAGCACCCCCACGGAGTCCTCGGAAAGTACGCCCGCCTCGTCGGCTCAGCCGCCGAAGGCGCCATCTGCTGA
- a CDS encoding anti-sigma factor yields MSSELATLTGAYVVNALPDDERAEFEVHLTTCEDCRLEVGELREAAARLGAAEHTAPPDELKQRVLAEISQTRQDPPPPVLARTGRRRTHLPWGTRLSVAAAAVGVALAAVFGIVAVRAQQELDATRDRMIAAGERGAEISAVLQSPDARVINAPGPDGMRATTVLSAQQGKAMFMTTGMAPAPGDRVYQLWFIEPGGTATSAGLLTAPTADRTEPLIAAMPANTAQLGITIEPPGGSPSPTTTPIMTLPTT; encoded by the coding sequence ATGAGCTCCGAGCTCGCCACGTTGACCGGCGCCTACGTCGTCAACGCGCTGCCCGACGACGAACGAGCAGAATTCGAAGTGCACCTGACCACCTGCGAGGACTGCCGCCTCGAAGTGGGGGAACTGCGCGAAGCGGCCGCCCGGCTCGGAGCGGCCGAGCACACCGCTCCGCCGGACGAGCTCAAGCAGCGGGTGCTCGCGGAGATCAGCCAGACCCGGCAGGACCCGCCACCACCGGTCCTCGCCCGCACCGGACGGCGGCGGACGCACCTCCCCTGGGGAACCCGGTTGTCGGTCGCGGCCGCCGCCGTCGGAGTCGCGCTGGCCGCGGTCTTCGGCATCGTCGCGGTACGCGCGCAGCAGGAACTCGACGCGACCCGCGACCGCATGATCGCCGCCGGCGAGCGCGGCGCCGAGATCTCCGCGGTGCTGCAGTCCCCCGACGCCCGGGTGATCAACGCGCCCGGTCCCGACGGGATGCGGGCGACCACGGTCCTGTCCGCGCAGCAGGGCAAAGCGATGTTCATGACCACCGGCATGGCACCCGCGCCCGGTGACCGCGTCTACCAGCTGTGGTTCATCGAACCCGGCGGCACCGCCACCTCAGCGGGCCTGCTCACCGCGCCCACCGCCGACCGCACCGAACCCCTCATCGCCGCCATGCCCGCCAACACCGCCCAACTCGGCATCACCATCGAACCCCCCGGCGGCTCCCCCTCCCCCACCACCACCCCGATCATGACCCTCCCCACCACCTGA
- the sigK gene encoding ECF RNA polymerase sigma factor SigK has protein sequence MQERPHSRPQRWTPPDDDGPDARALIAEVAKGDERAFEQLYDLLAGSVFALIQRVVRDAAQSEEVTQEVLVEVWRRATHYRPDRGSVQTWVLTLAHRRAVDRVRSAQAGRDREARVGAQQHSRPFDEVTESVTTRWEQRQVRRCLTTLTELQRESVLLTYYRGYTYREAAGLLDAPASTVKTRLRDGLIRLRDCLGVGR, from the coding sequence ATGCAAGAACGACCACACTCCCGACCTCAGCGGTGGACACCGCCCGACGACGACGGACCCGACGCCCGCGCACTGATCGCCGAAGTCGCCAAAGGGGACGAACGCGCCTTCGAGCAGCTCTACGACCTGCTCGCCGGTTCCGTGTTCGCCCTGATCCAACGCGTCGTGCGGGACGCCGCGCAGTCCGAAGAGGTCACCCAGGAAGTGCTCGTCGAAGTGTGGCGGCGCGCCACCCACTACCGGCCCGACCGCGGCAGCGTGCAGACCTGGGTGCTCACCCTCGCGCACCGCCGCGCCGTCGACCGGGTCCGCTCCGCCCAAGCCGGGCGCGACCGCGAAGCCCGCGTCGGCGCGCAGCAGCACAGCAGGCCGTTCGACGAAGTCACCGAATCCGTCACCACCCGGTGGGAGCAGCGGCAAGTGCGACGCTGCCTGACCACCCTCACCGAGCTGCAGCGCGAATCCGTGCTGCTGACCTACTACCGCGGCTACACCTACCGGGAAGCCGCCGGCCTGCTCGACGCACCCGCGTCCACCGTGAAGACACGGCTGCGAGACGGGCTGATCCGACTGCGCGACTGCCTGGGGGTGGGCCGATGA
- a CDS encoding SAM-dependent methyltransferase translates to MSITLPTPPRTGSAEPDRSDATGRAPWDLLGPAPHSPVRAHFAEKVFRHAVRDLPVRVALAGGERLGAGGAGAPLMRILDPGAFFHRLGADSKIGFGESYMAEEWDSPQPADLLTPFAERLATLVPKPLQGLRRWVDAPKPGSERNTTTGSRRNIERHYDLSNDVFAAFLDETMTYSSALFTAGASDLAAAQRTKMDRVLDLAGVRAGTRLLEIGTGWGALAIRAAERGAHVTTLTLSTEQRELAQRRIADAGLTERVDVQLRDYRHAAGSYDAIVSVEMIEAVGSEYWSGYFAALDRLLAPGGRIGLQAITMPHDRMLASRRSHTWIHKYIFPGGEIPSLRAIEQTVREHTGLRGTERHSFGPDYATTLRTWRDTFRRNRDDITAQGFSDRFHRMWEFYLAYSEAGFRAGYLDVWQLGYRKALT, encoded by the coding sequence ATGAGCATCACCCTCCCGACACCGCCCCGCACCGGATCGGCCGAGCCCGACCGGTCCGACGCGACCGGGCGAGCTCCGTGGGACCTGCTCGGGCCGGCACCGCACTCGCCCGTGCGCGCCCACTTCGCCGAGAAGGTGTTCCGGCACGCGGTGCGCGACCTGCCCGTGCGCGTCGCGCTCGCCGGTGGCGAACGGCTCGGCGCGGGCGGCGCCGGAGCACCGCTGATGCGGATCCTCGACCCCGGCGCGTTCTTCCACCGCCTCGGCGCCGACTCGAAGATCGGCTTCGGCGAGTCCTACATGGCCGAGGAGTGGGACAGCCCCCAGCCCGCCGACCTGCTCACCCCGTTCGCCGAACGCCTCGCCACGCTCGTGCCGAAACCGCTGCAGGGCCTCCGGCGGTGGGTCGACGCCCCCAAGCCCGGCAGCGAACGCAACACCACCACCGGGTCGCGGCGCAACATCGAACGGCACTACGACCTGTCCAACGACGTGTTCGCCGCGTTCCTCGACGAGACCATGACCTACTCGTCGGCGCTTTTCACCGCCGGTGCCTCCGACCTCGCCGCGGCGCAGCGCACCAAGATGGACCGCGTCCTCGACCTCGCCGGAGTCCGCGCCGGAACCCGGCTGCTGGAGATCGGCACCGGGTGGGGTGCGCTCGCGATCCGCGCCGCCGAACGAGGAGCGCACGTCACCACGCTGACCCTGTCCACCGAGCAGCGGGAGCTCGCCCAGCGGCGCATCGCCGACGCCGGACTCACCGAACGCGTCGACGTGCAGCTGCGCGACTACCGCCACGCCGCGGGCTCCTACGACGCGATCGTCAGCGTCGAGATGATCGAAGCCGTCGGCTCCGAGTACTGGTCCGGCTACTTCGCCGCGCTGGACCGGTTGCTCGCGCCCGGCGGGCGCATCGGGTTGCAGGCCATCACCATGCCGCACGACCGGATGCTCGCCAGCCGTCGATCGCACACCTGGATCCACAAGTACATCTTCCCCGGCGGCGAAATCCCCTCGCTGCGCGCGATCGAGCAGACCGTCCGCGAGCACACCGGCTTACGCGGCACCGAACGGCACTCCTTCGGGCCCGACTACGCCACCACGCTGCGCACCTGGCGGGACACCTTCCGCCGGAACCGGGACGACATCACCGCGCAAGGCTTCAGCGACCGGTTCCACCGGATGTGGGAGTTCTACCTCGCCTACAGCGAAGCCGGATTTCGCGCCGGATACCTCGACGTGTGGCAGCTCGGATACCGCAAAGCGCTCACCTGA
- a CDS encoding DUF1365 domain-containing protein produces MTSASIYHGAITHTRHGDVPNHFRHPLYTWLVDLDDLPRPPRWLRPFAHFDASDHLGDPRRSIRRNLERWLALRGVELDGGRVLMLAHPRVLGHVFNPITVYWCHRPDGALRCIVAEVHNTYGERHAYLLHPDDSGRAEVDKEFYVSPFLPEQGRYEMRFQPPGDRLHVRIRLRDEHRPLLTAVLTGTREPATTKAIARAVLRRPLVPHRVSALIRRHGIALWLRGLRIVPRRPHVHQEGIR; encoded by the coding sequence ATGACCAGCGCCTCGATCTACCACGGCGCCATCACCCACACCCGGCACGGCGACGTGCCGAACCACTTCCGGCACCCGCTCTACACCTGGCTCGTCGACCTCGACGACCTGCCGCGGCCGCCGCGGTGGCTGCGGCCGTTCGCCCACTTCGACGCCTCCGACCACCTCGGCGATCCCCGCCGCAGCATCCGCCGGAACCTGGAGCGCTGGCTCGCGCTGCGCGGCGTGGAGCTCGACGGCGGGCGGGTCCTGATGCTGGCGCATCCCCGCGTGCTGGGGCACGTGTTCAACCCGATCACCGTGTACTGGTGCCACCGGCCCGACGGGGCGCTGCGCTGCATCGTCGCCGAAGTGCACAACACCTACGGCGAACGGCACGCGTACCTGCTGCACCCCGACGACTCCGGGCGAGCCGAGGTGGACAAGGAGTTCTACGTCTCCCCGTTCCTGCCCGAACAGGGCCGCTACGAGATGCGGTTCCAGCCGCCCGGCGACCGCCTGCACGTCCGCATCCGGCTGCGCGACGAGCACCGGCCGCTGCTGACCGCGGTGCTCACCGGCACCCGCGAACCCGCCACGACCAAGGCCATCGCGCGAGCCGTGCTGCGGCGACCGCTCGTGCCGCACCGGGTTTCCGCGCTGATCCGGCGCCACGGCATCGCGCTGTGGCTGCGCGGGCTCCGCATCGTCCCCCGACGCCCGCACGTCCACCAGGAAGGCATCCGATGA
- a CDS encoding NAD(P)/FAD-dependent oxidoreductase produces the protein MSETVAVIGAGVSGLTAAHLLRRRYDVLLFEADDRLGGHAHTHGLTTADGRTVPVDSGFIVHNERTYPNLLRLFGELGVRTRDTEMSMSVSCAECGLEYAGAKRLGGLFAQRGNVVRPRYLAMLAQVARFHRAANRLLDAPGEQADAVTLGDFLDGQGFSRYFVHHFALPLVSAVWSADFEASKRYPARYLFAFLRHHGMLSVSGSPTWRTVVGGSREYVRRAAAGLSAVHISTPVRSVERTGEHVEIRDESDRSHRVDRVVLACHADQALALLADPTPAETKVLGAFGYSENETWLHTDTSVLPAAPGARASWNHHKPSCAADPGHVLVSYDMNRLMRLAEPEDYLVTLNPAGRVRPDRVLARMHYRHPVYTPDSVAAQRHLPELGDARTRFAGAYHGWGFHEDGCASGVRAAEAFGAGWPA, from the coding sequence ATGAGCGAGACCGTGGCCGTCATCGGCGCAGGAGTGTCCGGGCTCACCGCCGCGCACCTGTTGCGGCGCCGCTACGACGTGCTGCTGTTCGAAGCCGACGACCGGCTCGGCGGGCACGCGCACACCCATGGCCTCACCACCGCCGACGGCCGCACTGTCCCAGTGGACAGCGGGTTCATCGTGCACAACGAACGCACCTACCCGAACCTGCTGCGGTTGTTCGGCGAACTCGGGGTCCGCACCCGCGACACCGAGATGTCGATGAGCGTGTCCTGCGCCGAATGCGGCCTGGAGTACGCGGGCGCGAAGCGGCTCGGCGGGCTGTTCGCGCAGCGCGGCAACGTCGTGCGCCCGCGTTACCTGGCGATGCTGGCGCAGGTCGCGCGGTTCCACCGGGCCGCGAACCGGCTGCTCGACGCCCCCGGCGAGCAGGCGGATGCGGTGACGCTGGGCGATTTCCTCGACGGGCAGGGCTTTTCGCGGTACTTCGTGCACCACTTCGCGCTGCCGCTGGTGTCGGCGGTGTGGTCGGCGGATTTCGAAGCGAGCAAGCGCTACCCGGCGCGCTACCTGTTCGCGTTCCTGCGCCACCACGGGATGCTGTCCGTCTCCGGCTCGCCGACTTGGCGCACGGTGGTCGGCGGCTCGCGGGAGTACGTGCGCCGCGCCGCCGCCGGACTGTCCGCAGTGCACATCAGCACTCCGGTGCGGTCGGTGGAGCGCACCGGTGAGCACGTCGAGATCCGGGACGAGAGCGACCGATCGCACCGGGTCGATCGCGTGGTGCTGGCCTGCCACGCCGATCAGGCCCTGGCGCTGCTGGCCGACCCCACGCCCGCCGAGACCAAGGTGCTGGGTGCGTTCGGCTACTCGGAGAACGAGACGTGGCTGCACACCGATACGAGCGTGCTCCCCGCCGCGCCCGGTGCGCGGGCCTCGTGGAACCACCACAAGCCGAGCTGCGCTGCCGATCCGGGGCACGTGCTGGTCAGCTACGACATGAACCGGTTGATGCGGCTCGCCGAACCGGAGGACTACCTGGTCACCCTCAACCCGGCGGGGCGGGTGCGCCCGGACCGCGTCCTCGCCCGGATGCACTACCGGCACCCCGTCTACACGCCGGATTCCGTTGCGGCGCAACGCCATCTGCCCGAACTGGGCGATGCCCGCACCCGGTTCGCCGGCGCCTACCACGGGTGGGGGTTCCACGAGGACGGCTGCGCCAGCGGAGTCCGGGCCGCCGAAGCGTTCGGCGCGGGGTGGCCCGCATGA
- a CDS encoding alpha/beta hydrolase has translation MAGMHTQQRLGDTAGQFPPRPAVHVLRSRADAPRTVVLVLHGGRATSQAPVRRYQLAYQRMHVMARSLRQATAGSAAQVWLLRNRLRGWNEPALDALTDARWALERIKTEHPTARIVLVGHSLGGRVALRLAGDEAVDGVCGLAPWLEPGEPIEQLTGGRVLIAHGDADRITSPEQSADYARRALQLPRPPSVTYVRVSGAGHAMVRRWTEWEVLTRRFVRELATGNEEQR, from the coding sequence ATGGCGGGTATGCACACCCAGCAGCGGCTCGGCGACACGGCCGGGCAGTTCCCACCGCGACCCGCGGTGCACGTCCTGCGCTCCCGCGCGGACGCGCCCCGGACCGTCGTGCTGGTCCTGCACGGAGGCCGGGCCACCAGCCAGGCCCCGGTGCGCCGCTACCAGCTCGCCTACCAGCGGATGCACGTGATGGCCCGGTCGTTGCGCCAGGCGACGGCGGGCAGCGCCGCCCAGGTGTGGCTGCTGCGCAACCGGCTGCGCGGGTGGAACGAACCGGCGCTGGACGCGTTGACCGACGCGCGCTGGGCGCTGGAACGCATCAAGACAGAACATCCGACGGCGCGGATCGTGCTGGTCGGGCATTCCCTGGGCGGCCGGGTGGCGCTGCGCCTGGCGGGCGACGAGGCGGTCGACGGCGTGTGCGGGTTGGCTCCCTGGCTGGAACCGGGCGAGCCGATCGAGCAGCTCACGGGCGGCCGGGTGCTCATCGCGCACGGCGACGCCGACCGGATCACCTCCCCCGAGCAGTCCGCCGACTACGCCCGCCGGGCGCTGCAGCTGCCGAGGCCGCCGTCCGTGACGTACGTGCGGGTGTCCGGCGCCGGCCACGCCATGGTGCGCCGCTGGACCGAATGGGAAGTGCTGACCAGGCGATTCGTCCGTGAACTGGCGACGGGAAACGAGGAGCAGCGATGA
- a CDS encoding cyclopropane-fatty-acyl-phospholipid synthase family protein, with protein MSELRKRQGAASRIERAVRDLIGISLPVGLTAWDGSTAGPPGSPRVVLRNRRALRHVLFSPGELGLARAYVSGDLDVEGDLAEGLRRCWAAFREQRAGRVRFGPAQWRRLLAEAFALGAVGPRPAPPAGEAKPSGRLHSRRRDREVIAHHYDTGNEFYELLLDPSMAYSSGYWTGDGDDYGLAEAQRDKLDLICRKLGLTEGTRLLDVGCGWGSLILHAARHHGVRATGVTLSAQQAAHIRGRVDELGLQELVEVRLQDYREIDDQPFDAVASIEMGEHVGESQYPVYAAALHRLLRSGGTLLIQQMSRAGNAPGGGAFIEAYIAADMSMVPVGRTLGHLEEAGLEIRDVQAMREHYARTVAVWARTLEDDWERAVALLGVEQARTWRLYLAGGGLAFEENRMGVNQIVAVKNAAAPHRGNVR; from the coding sequence GTGTCCGAACTGCGAAAGCGCCAGGGTGCGGCGAGCCGGATCGAGCGCGCGGTGCGCGACCTCATCGGCATCTCGCTGCCGGTGGGGCTGACGGCGTGGGACGGCAGCACCGCCGGGCCGCCCGGCTCCCCGCGCGTCGTGTTGCGCAACCGCCGCGCGCTGCGCCACGTGCTGTTCAGCCCGGGTGAGCTGGGGTTGGCGCGGGCCTACGTGAGCGGTGATCTGGACGTGGAAGGCGACCTGGCGGAGGGCCTGCGCCGGTGCTGGGCCGCGTTCCGCGAGCAGCGCGCCGGACGGGTGCGGTTCGGGCCGGCGCAGTGGCGGCGGCTGCTGGCCGAAGCGTTCGCGCTCGGGGCCGTGGGGCCGCGACCGGCACCGCCAGCCGGTGAGGCGAAGCCGAGCGGCCGGCTGCACAGCCGCCGCCGCGACCGGGAAGTGATCGCGCACCACTACGACACCGGCAACGAGTTCTACGAGCTGCTGCTCGACCCGAGCATGGCCTACTCCTCCGGCTACTGGACCGGGGACGGCGACGATTACGGCCTCGCGGAGGCGCAGCGGGACAAGCTGGACCTGATCTGCCGGAAGCTCGGGCTCACCGAAGGGACCCGGCTGCTCGACGTGGGGTGCGGCTGGGGCTCGCTGATCCTGCACGCCGCGCGGCACCACGGGGTGCGGGCCACCGGCGTGACGCTCTCCGCGCAGCAGGCCGCGCACATCCGGGGCCGAGTCGACGAGCTGGGCCTGCAGGAACTGGTCGAGGTCCGGTTGCAGGACTACCGGGAGATCGACGACCAGCCCTTCGACGCGGTCGCGTCGATCGAGATGGGCGAGCACGTCGGCGAAAGCCAGTACCCCGTGTACGCGGCGGCGCTGCACCGGCTGCTGCGATCCGGCGGCACGCTGCTGATCCAGCAGATGTCGCGGGCGGGCAACGCCCCCGGCGGCGGCGCGTTCATCGAGGCCTACATCGCCGCCGACATGAGCATGGTCCCGGTGGGCCGCACCCTCGGGCACCTGGAAGAGGCAGGTCTGGAAATCCGCGACGTGCAGGCGATGCGCGAGCACTACGCGCGCACCGTCGCGGTGTGGGCGCGGACGCTGGAGGACGACTGGGAACGCGCGGTCGCGCTCCTCGGCGTCGAGCAGGCCCGGACCTGGCGGCTGTACTTGGCGGGCGGCGGGCTCGCCTTCGAGGAGAACCGCATGGGCGTCAACCAGATCGTCGCCGTGAAGAACGCCGCCGCGCCGCACCGGGGGAACGTCCGGTGA
- a CDS encoding DUF1295 domain-containing protein: MSGAVFLAAPIAALSTVLLTFAIARLRGRYDTIDSVWGAGFAVIAVVSALAGTGSVTGWAVAALTAVWGVRLSAHLHHRNSGKPEDRRYQDMAARYGERAWSLMFVRVYLVQGVVMWFVSLPVQAAQTVDAPGLGPLGWAGILVWAGGFVFEAVGDAQLSRFRADPANAGTVLDTGLWRYTRHPNYFGDACVWWGLYLLACQSWLGAATVLSPVLMTWLLAKGSGKPLLERGLRERRPAYAAYVERTSGFVPLPPRR; the protein is encoded by the coding sequence GTGAGCGGGGCGGTGTTCCTCGCGGCGCCGATCGCGGCCCTGAGCACGGTGCTGCTCACCTTCGCGATCGCCCGGCTGCGGGGGCGCTACGACACCATTGACTCGGTGTGGGGCGCCGGGTTCGCCGTGATCGCCGTGGTGAGCGCGCTGGCCGGTACCGGCTCGGTGACCGGGTGGGCGGTGGCGGCGCTCACCGCGGTGTGGGGCGTGCGGCTCTCCGCGCACCTGCACCACCGGAACTCGGGGAAACCGGAGGACCGGCGGTACCAGGACATGGCGGCCCGCTACGGCGAACGGGCCTGGTCGTTGATGTTCGTGCGCGTCTACCTCGTGCAAGGCGTGGTGATGTGGTTCGTGTCGTTGCCGGTGCAGGCGGCGCAGACCGTCGACGCGCCGGGACTCGGACCGCTGGGCTGGGCCGGAATCCTGGTGTGGGCGGGCGGATTCGTCTTCGAAGCCGTCGGTGACGCGCAGCTGAGCCGGTTCCGCGCCGACCCCGCCAACGCGGGCACCGTGCTCGACACCGGCCTGTGGCGCTACACCCGGCATCCGAACTACTTCGGCGACGCCTGCGTCTGGTGGGGCCTCTACCTGCTGGCGTGCCAGAGCTGGCTCGGGGCGGCGACGGTGCTCTCGCCGGTGCTGATGACGTGGCTGCTGGCCAAGGGCTCGGGGAAACCGCTGCTGGAACGCGGACTCCGCGAACGCCGGCCCGCCTACGCGGCCTACGTCGAGCGCACCAGCGGGTTCGTCCCGCTACCGCCGCGCCGGTGA
- a CDS encoding amidohydrolase: protein MPSGSFPELDAALPELERCYVDLHRHPELGFAEHRTADVGARALRDAGCEVTSEVGRTGVVGVLRNGAGPTVLLRADMDALPVREQTGLDYASTQVTTNDAGEEVPVAHACGHDMHVTWLLGAAKVLGSRRADWAGTVLFVLQPAEERGSGARTMIEDGLFERFGTPDVVLGQHVGPMPAGHVFTRPGLAMSASDTVHVRMFGRGGHGSRPETTVDPVVMAAATVLRLQTIVSREVAATDSAVVTVGALNAGSKDNVIPDEADLQLSIRSFTEQVRGKVLDAVRRIVRAEAVAAGAAREPEITVVESYPLTVNDESATESLSTRFREVFGERRVHPGPIVTGSEDFGEFGRASGVPSVFWFVGGTDAQRFVTASEAGTVDQDIPSNHSPQFAPDLHPTLSAGVETLVTAALHHLDG, encoded by the coding sequence ATGCCTTCCGGCTCGTTCCCCGAACTGGACGCGGCGCTGCCCGAGCTGGAGCGCTGTTACGTGGACTTGCACCGCCACCCGGAGCTCGGGTTCGCCGAGCACCGCACCGCGGACGTCGGCGCTCGCGCCCTGCGCGACGCGGGCTGCGAGGTCACCTCCGAGGTGGGCCGGACCGGAGTGGTCGGCGTGCTGCGCAACGGCGCGGGGCCGACCGTGCTGCTGCGGGCCGACATGGACGCGCTCCCGGTGCGCGAGCAGACGGGGCTGGACTACGCCAGCACCCAGGTCACCACGAACGACGCCGGGGAGGAGGTGCCGGTCGCGCACGCCTGCGGCCACGACATGCACGTCACCTGGCTGCTGGGCGCGGCGAAGGTCCTGGGCTCCCGGCGGGCGGACTGGGCGGGCACGGTGCTGTTCGTCCTGCAGCCCGCCGAGGAACGCGGCAGCGGCGCCCGAACCATGATCGAGGACGGGTTGTTCGAGCGATTCGGCACGCCGGATGTGGTGCTCGGCCAGCACGTCGGCCCGATGCCGGCGGGGCACGTGTTCACCCGCCCCGGCCTCGCGATGTCCGCCAGCGACACCGTTCACGTGCGGATGTTCGGCCGCGGCGGTCACGGTTCGCGGCCGGAGACGACGGTCGATCCGGTGGTGATGGCCGCCGCCACGGTGCTGCGGCTGCAGACCATCGTGTCCCGCGAGGTGGCGGCGACGGATTCGGCGGTCGTCACCGTCGGCGCGCTCAACGCGGGCAGCAAGGACAACGTGATCCCCGACGAGGCCGATCTGCAGCTGAGCATCAGGTCGTTCACCGAGCAGGTCCGCGGGAAGGTGCTCGACGCGGTTCGCCGGATCGTCCGCGCCGAGGCGGTGGCCGCCGGGGCCGCTCGCGAACCTGAGATCACCGTCGTGGAGTCCTACCCGCTGACGGTGAACGACGAGTCCGCCACCGAGTCGCTGAGCACGCGTTTCCGCGAGGTCTTCGGCGAGCGGCGGGTCCATCCGGGGCCGATCGTCACGGGCAGCGAGGACTTCGGCGAGTTCGGCCGGGCGAGCGGGGTCCCGTCGGTGTTCTGGTTCGTCGGCGGCACCGACGCGCAGCGCTTCGTCACGGCGTCGGAGGCGGGCACGGTCGATCAGGACATCCCGTCGAACCACTCGCCGCAGTTCGCCCCGGACCTGCATCCGACTCTGTCGGCCGGGGTGGAGACGCTCGTCACCGCCGCACTGCACCACCTCGACGGCTGA